The window TGCAAGTTTCATAAGATGAAATATATGGTACATCTGCCATATCAATACCCTTTTTGTATGCTTTCCATATGTATGGTGTCATCCATgtataaaaaatgtatgaaaataatCCAGCCTTATCCGCTGGCATACTTTCCttattcctaaaataataaaaatatacttgaATAGCAACTCATCAAAATGAATCCTATTTTAATACATACTGTTTTCCATGACGTATTGGTATAAGATTCTTCAGAGCTGGACTATATCTATTCATGTCAGATCTTCTAATATACTCTACAGCTATTTTTGGAGAACGTGAGTGTACACCGGGAAGTAAAAAATGTTGTCCATTTGTATCATTATATCTAAAAAAGatatcaaagttttatttaacatCAACATCCATAAGAATTATAACTTCATACCTTTCATTGTTAGCATACTGATTTTCATCATCTTCATTTAGGTCAGTGCTGAGACTGGTGTCCCCTGTTTTCTTTTCCATAACTATCTTTCGATACTATATATcagttacaaataattaaatacacaagttagaaaaatataagtcTACATAGGTATGGGTACAATGATATGCAAGCATTATCTATGAAAAACAAGTACTAAAAACAAATTGTTTTATCTTACAATAAAGTTAGTACCTCCGTTGTTGTTTACATTCAAGTAACAGGAAAACAATTCAATTTAGACAATTTATAACGCTGCGCGCatacatataatgtatatatatacttcAATATATTACAATTAAGTTCAATATACCATTCAACGCACATGACAAGTAGCAATCGCGTTGGAAGTCTGATAAAGAATCTAATCTTTCCTAATCAATAATAGATGGATTAAACTACATAAGACTCGACAAATATCTCCTTTTAAATTTCCGCGTAAAATTCTGCCCTCTAACAATCGTAAAGTCCCAAATGCATGTGACACAATGGCataatgataataaattaaCCTGATACGTTGACAAGTTTGAAATGTTAGTGTAAATGACAAGTGAAACGTGATAATGATACCTTTATTTAGCATTTTTGAACATTCTCCCTTATAAGAGAAaccttatttataaatataaaatgtaaaaaatacttttatacAAGAAGATAAAGACAAAAGGACGCATATGTAATATCAATGTAATGAAAACTTCACGAAAAATGAGCTTCATTGCTTCATTATAGAGTTGGCTGTGACGCTTGTAATATTTAGTTAGATAGTTGAAAAACTAATTTCATTAAGAACATAATGTTTGAATAATGAATTCACTTACGTTTCATGTAACAAATAATACAATACAACTTCCTTCAAACTATCGCATATCTGCTTTTATAAATCAAGGTAATTGAGATAACAATAATTTTAAGTCATCAGGGATTACTTATTTGCTCGTGTGTATACCTTATAAACTTCCAAATAGCTTaaattcttcaattagatatttaCGCACGTATAAATTCGAATTGCTTGATATGACACGGCATGTTGATAGTTACGACGAATCTCTTTGTTTCATGatgtatgtaaattaattatGAGAACAATGGTATAATAAAGAACCTTTacttatcaagatatttattattACGTTTTATAAAACATGAATCATATCATACTCCATTCCTAGTAATTTCATGCACAAGTTAATAACTTATAAGGATACATTTACCTTTTGAATATAGATCCTTCTCACATACAAAATATAAGGTCCTAAATGAATACAACCATTCCCACATTGTTTACAACATTCATTTCCACAATGAAAAGAGAGTTTTATTCTTGTTCACTTATGCCTAGTGAAATATTTTGAAGTTGTTTCAACTTGCTATaagtgaaattaatttgaatttgcaGAACTAACTTTTTAAATGCCAAACATGGAATAGAGTTTAATAGCATTTAAAATACACTAAATTATTTATCATACCATTAAACATTTTCTTCATTTGAAATACCTTATGTATCATTTAGAACAATTGTATTTCATAAAATCAACATAAACTTTATAAATGTAACTGTGAATTATTATTTGGatagtatattacaatatggaTCGTAATCGTTGAGTGGTTTTCTTTAATATAAACTAACTATATCTCGTACGAATGAAATCGTTATTTCTAAATTTATCAATAACTTGGTGTTGAAGcagttatataatttataaatatgctTATTCTCTAGTACTATTAGAATTTGGAACACTTTTCTGAAGACTTAAACAACAGATGTACAATATACAACATGTAGAAACAGAAGATAATCTAAGCGATAAAAACTATTCAATACTTTTTTAAAGATAATTTATAAGAGTATGTGTTGTCTTTTATAAAgttgtataaattattaattaaaatacgcaTTACGCCAATGGTTTGAAAAAGttcattataatttaattatcaatttttatacaaacaaatgaaagtgaaaaaagaaatggaacatAGTAACTTGTGAtctatcaaaattatttttcaaaaaaaaatatttaactgaTCAATGTTCACAAACGTTTTATCAAAACGAAACATAATCTTTATGTTTTGTTTACGAGTATCGTGTATATAATttgtaaaacaattaatttctaACTGAATCCAATACAAAAACAAGGTTTCATCGATGTTATAATTCAGTATGTCAAAACTTTGATTTACGAAACAGTTTATCGTCGGTGGCGTAAGAAACGCGACACCCGACCTCAAAAACTATTATAATTGCTTCCTCCTAACTGGGAACTGAAGCCTCTATTTGGAGAATATCCTGGCCTAAAGTTATTGCCCAAACCTGGTAATATAAATTAacgttaaaaaaatgaaatataaaatacagaacaacacaatcatTTTTCCATTGAAAAACATACCTCCGCAGAAATTACCGATACCACCTAATGACATTCCACTTGAACCACCAGTTGAATTTAGGaataattcaatgtacctatgaGACATGTGACTTTTGTCCTGTAAcacaattttataacaatagcTTTGTGACCAACGTTCATAATATCTATATCAAATTAGTGTTTATTAAACAAACTTTGGACATTGCTTTGACAGCCTCCTCGTGAGTAGCGAATTCTACGTCAGCCTCTCCAGAAGGACGTCCACCATTTTCAAGGATAATTCGAACATTTACAGGTTCAATAGGTCTAAAGAACTAGGGACatacaataaaattttgttataacAATGGTAACAACATTAAAATACTGAAATGTTATCCGACTCAAGAATCTTACATCAGCTATATCTTGTTCTGTAGCTTTGAATGGTAATCCACGCATGTGTATACTATGAATTCCAGAATTGCCACCCCATGTATCACCACTGCCTCGGAAATTTCCACCTTTCATGTCCAAACCACCTCTCATACCCATACCGCCTCCACGCGAGTCAAAGTTATTACCGCTTCCCCATGGGCCGCCATCAAAATCTATACagtacaataataaaaaaaaacattaagatTAAACGTGGCTACGATTTACAAATCATGTTTATGCATTTATTTTTACCTCTATTTCTAGAACCTCTGCCATTATTGCTAAAACGGTTCATCCCACCGAAACGAGCACCTCGGTCATAGGGAGCGGGTCTTTGATTAAAACCACCCATTGGACCTCCTCGCATTTTCGGCCCGATGCTAGCACGTACTTCGGACAAAGTGCTTCGGAAGATTTCGATGTATCTGTTaagattgatattaattattagaatcTTAATATAGATATTATTGCCGCTTATAGCAGGCTGCCTTCAAACTGGAGaattaaatgcaaaaatataaatGAGAACAAGTCCGAATGTTTAAATAAAGAGAggaaatatgaatatttaaaataaatctgcGCGGAGCAGGAGTAATTCATTTAtcatgtgtgtatatatatatatatgaaagaaATGACTTGAAGAAAAAATCCATATTGAAGATTTGATAACAGATAACTGGTTCATACTACACCTCCACATATTTATTAAATCTGTGTAGATACCCTCCCTCGGTGACATTGCATTTTGATGTATTTATGTCACCCTAGCCTCTGAGACGTTGATGATCCTCAGGTATATGACAATTACAATTGCACTTTATGCAATATTTATCATAACAAATAATATTGAAGTATCGAGATGCGATacgattaaaataaagtatttgaAATATAAGAAAGTTTAAGAATCTCGAAGAAAGCTAGAATGTCATAATTAGTGTGTACCCTATTATCGTTACAATGAATATTTCCGTGCAATGCGAGCTGTATTTCATTATAGTGATCTTATGAAATTGTGCAAAGCCTTTGAGCttaaattaatatatgtttCCTTTCTTGCATAAAACGTACAATTGTGCAATTGTCAAACAGGTGTGCCAAATTAGATCGATGATTATCACCTTTGTAGTGCCCACCCATCCTGGGTTAGCCCTACCCACACTCCCATGGGATTTGGTGACGATGTAAGGGGGTACCTCCCGCCCGGCACCCACCCATAGGTATCAGTTGGGCCAACAGTACTTTCGCTTACGTACGActaacttttcttttatttgtgtTCGGAGAGAAGCAGTTTCTTTATACACtcaatttatatatttcaatgtAATAACGAATGAACTCTTGGTCATACGTATAAGAAATTagtataagaaataaaattcattgataGGTAATAAAGAAACTGCAtctatttaaaaagaaactCGCTCCCGCTATTTACTAACAAAATTTATATACCTACATATACTACGATCATAAAATGATATTGAAAAGTCATAAGTATACCCAAACCCAGCTAGCGTCAGTGCCCCACCTGTGTCCTATCTTTTCCTTGTGTTTCTGCAGAGCGCGCTCCGCAACATCTTTGTTAACAAATTGAACGTAAGCCTCCCCAGTACTGCGGCCCGTGTAGTCTGTCGGTAGTGAAATCCCGTTCGGCAATATCTCCAACCCTGACCCACACATAATCAAACATCGACATTGTAACGAAACACCCATTATTAATTATAGTATCGTCAGTTTATTAAAACCCTTATAAAGAAGCAAGATTTAAATATCCTTTGCACGTTATGTGCAAAACGTCTCGctccaacaaaaaaaaaatatatatatatatatgtattttgtaattaagaaaaagaaaaggttaCTACGCCGAAGTTAAGAATTAAGTTCTACCTTTGAAACACAAAGACacgttatataaataaaatatgaagtatATGTAAATTATAACAAAAGTCTTTTAGTCTGTACAGGGCAGCATAACACAGGAACATTGATCTTTAATCTTAAATCTTAACTCAGgctatttaataataatgaaacacaGAAACACTGCTTGGGATGGAtataaattt is drawn from Osmia lignaria lignaria isolate PbOS001 chromosome 14, iyOsmLign1, whole genome shotgun sequence and contains these coding sequences:
- the glo gene encoding heterogeneous nuclear ribonucleoprotein glorund, giving the protein MSNGSGDHDDEGYVVKLRGLPWSTTVDEIMKFFSDCSISNGKNGVHMTMSREGRPSGEAYVEMDTPEDIEKACKRDRDHMGHRYIEVFKAKRGEMEWVVKRSGFNLENAMDDACVRLRGLPFGCSKEEIAQFFSGLEILPNGISLPTDYTGRSTGEAYVQFVNKDVAERALQKHKEKIGHRYIEIFRSTLSEVRASIGPKMRGGPMGGFNQRPAPYDRGARFGGMNRFSNNGRGSRNRDFDGGPWGSGNNFDSRGGGMGMRGGLDMKGGNFRGSGDTWGGNSGIHSIHMRGLPFKATEQDIADFFRPIEPVNVRIILENGGRPSGEADVEFATHEEAVKAMSKDKSHMSHRYIELFLNSTGGSSGMSLGGIGNFCGGLGNNFRPGYSPNRGFSSQLGGSNYNSF